The Ciona intestinalis chromosome 9, KH, whole genome shotgun sequence genome contains the following window.
TTGCAAACGGACATGAAACAGTTGCAGATGTTTTGGTTATTTCCACCAGAAAAGCTCGTACTTTTATTAGGGACCAGTCGGgatatgtgaaaataaaattgagTATGCATATTATTAAGATGCAACCGGGTGTATCCTAAACCTTAGATCCCTAGTTAATAAATCGGTTGCTGTGCTTtcttatctgtttttttttaaattcacacACAAAAGTGGCATGACTAGTGACTACTGACCAAGAAAATCAATGCTGCTTAATGTGCCTGCCTTACTTTTACCCTGACCCCAACTCAAAACTTTAGGagttttaaagataaaatgaaAGTAGAGATCCTTCATAAATGTTATTATACGAGTACAAGCGcgtataaataattataatggTTTAATCAAgtcgttttaaagtttaaaaaaactttcctGTCTGAAGTGCTGGTATTTAATTTTGGGCAATGcatcaaaattgttttttttttagtttaatgcaGTGTATGTGGTGCAGGGTTTGGATAGTAAGGGTCATTGCTCAAAAGGGTTAATTGCGCGTTTACGTAATATCTTAAGTATAAAACAATTCACAATCgttgtctttttttataaaatatggttgaagtttgtgtttaactggatttatttataaacaaacaacaaatatgacatgatacatatataaaaaagcaagaattaacaaagaaattatttatataaaatatatatatatatatatatatatatatataggttagtTAGAAACGCTCACTTAATGCCATTGTGCCATAGcctatttaattaattttatcttgtaggatacaaaaaaataataattcttatttatttaaaataagttgttgCATAAGTTTATAAGCCTGTGTAAGTTGTTCCTGTTTCACCTTGCCATGTGCTTTCCTGTTTGCTATTTCCTTTTAAGTGAATTGTAACTCACTTAACCAGGAAGTGTTGGTGTGTAGTTAGCATACCAGTGATTGCAATATTATCACTGTGAGTCAAACGATGCCTAACCATTATTGATTTTGTATGCGTTGCAATGCTTTGTTAGTGTTGTTAGATTTTCAGTTAAACTAGCATGTTTTTCTTATTAGATTGCCGGTAATGGTAACGAAGAtcagttaaaacaaacattagaAGAAGTTATGATCAGTAGTGATATTATTAACAGTGATCTGAAAGCACAAGGTAAGTGGGATTTTGTATAAaagaaattatatatataagtatatatagtttgaTTTTAACCAATAGATTTAAATCTCGCTTAATCATTATTAATCACATTgcttggggtaataggccaattTTGGCCCAAATTCTAGAACCGATGCCGTGCCACACTGTGAGACCTCATATTGCATAAGATTCTATTTGTTCCaaacaataattatttaaaaatatatcgaTTATTTGTCTCATCAGAAGAACAAGACACCTCCCATAATGAAACAAGACCAACCACATTAGGTGTTGAAACAGGTAAgatataaactaaaaacaacacATAGGTTGTTGTGTTTATGTTAGATATATGTTCACAGTATTTGATAtgatattgtatatatatatatgcaattttttataggtatatatgtatacaatattaatatatatatattagatgtTTTGAAAAGAGGTCCTTATGtacaataaataattcattaattaaaatcTTGTCTCCCGATGCTTATCATTTAACTGAAGCAAACTTGCAAATTTCAATTATACAACATTATGGCTTACTTCATATTtatcataaataataaatatctttaTGTTTGTCTTTGTcatcagtatatatataggcctatacttataatatatattatataggaaATAATTCCtgatacaaataaaattaggGAATGTCCTGTGGAAACTTATTTCtctacaattttattttaccatattGAGAAGTCCatcagtttttttaataaaagcattAATTAAGTGAATACTTGGGTATATCCATGTATGTGTAATGTTGTACAGTACTGTACAGACATTGTTTTGCTTGTATAAAGTTGCTAACTTTGTGCtcaaattttttgaaataaaagttttggAGTAATTTAATGCTTTAGTTCTAAATCCACAAAACTTGGTACATCTGGTTCTtctataaacatatttttttttatttatttacaatttattccTTACAGCCACTGTACCATCCAAGGATAAGTTATCCCTGGAAGATGAAGATTGCATCTTATTTAACGGAGTTTATTATCTTGGATGCGCATCAGTAAATGCTCCAAGGAGCGAAATGGAAGCTCTTCGAACAATTTCTATCCTCCGTGCTCAACAAGATCCGGAGTCAAGTTACTTCCGGGAGTTCAATCTTCCAGGACAAAACGACACGGATGATAATCCTCTTCATAAACAGATTGAGGTTGTGCTCAGTGTTCCCAACAGAGCAGATGGAACAGTCAGGTGCAATatttacctaaaaataaaatacagcaGTTAtttatgtacagtagggtgtgtaagatgggataagATGGGTTTCATTTTTCGGTTCGCagtaagcaaagaatatttatatacagaattatatttCCGCATACTTATGACCCTCaaagtgtttgaaacacggtggggaaatatgggatttagttGCTAAAAATGGTATTTCATCTTGCACTGTTATATCAGAATGCTTGCCCGAGCTGTCTTTATTGCAGTAAAGGCAGCTACAGTTGAGTTTTAAGgcgaatattttttatgtcaacccaacatttaatataatttccaGGTTACTTGAACCTGGAGTATCTggagtgatgacgtcatttaaacTTTACACGATATTATTCTGCTGTCGTGGTGCTGATGATAGTGCTGAGAAAGATTGTTTTGCATTCACTGAATCCCATCAATCATCTGGAATATTTCAATGCCATGTGTTTCGATGTGAAGTCCATGAAGCTGTAAGTTGTTTGttctctttttcttttcaCTATAACACAGTGGTTAGACTTAGAGAATCTGGCTCCAACCCAGGGAATATGGGTTTGGCGCGAGGTGCTGCAGCTACTcttggtgtatgtgtcctaggggaaaaataaaaaacatttccatCAAGTTAAATATGCAATAACTCGTAAAttggtatgaggtgtatgatataaaaaacacatgttATAAAATCTGTGGTTGCCCggccacacaaagataaatgGACCACCTGTTTAAATTGTGTTACTCTATATCAAATATTTGTGGTGTGTTACCTCTGGCTGGGGTAAATGACTTGTGTATGTTCAGTGAGTTTTGAAtcaattctgtttttttttgctaccAGGTTCGTAAAGTGTTGTACAGTTTTGAACTTGCGTTTCGAAGTATTCCAAAAAGTCCTGTAAACACAGATGCAAAGTTATCTGCTGGTGCTCAACTGTTAAGAAGGTAAGATCTtcaaaaaaactgttaaaaggTTTAAGAAGGGTAGaaattgtataaatttttgttgtataaaaacaactttaaataaagCTCTGTTTATGGTTACCTCACAAATGCAGCTTAATTTCTTACAgaaaaacgttaaaaactgttcaaaattgtttatatCTAATGATTGCtgttaaattaagtcaaaaatattacaattttctTTATGAAGTAAGCTATACAGCATGACACATACAGtaataattacaaatttatttacttatgTTTGATAATAATTCAGACTAGTTGAAAGGTGTCAGCGAGTTTTTACCACCACTGGTTAGTTGTAGACAGGCATTCTTCTGCTGATAAGCTATCAATCAATAAATTTGCCGATGTCCGGCCAtgcaaacttttgtttcataaGTGAAAGTGCAGACAAGAACACAAATAAACAGAAAGTGTCTCCACTTTTATATATGTACAGGcttatgtataaaaaagaatgCAACAATCTGTACTAATTAGTCAGTTATgttgttacattataaatttttcTTGGTTACAATCTTACAAATCCCTTTAAAAAAGCATATAGTTACTGGCCCCTGGTATAGGCTGAGCTATTGTGTTCAATATAATCAAACAGTTTGATTCTCACTTCAGATTTTACTAAAGattctaaaaaaacatgtctCCTATCCTCACAGCTTACCAATAGTGTTTGCATACTTTCATTTCAAGTGTCTACCACTGTTGATGACTGTcttgtgtaaatatattatacatatgctgctgccattgtgagcgtgtttgggcaagacacttaacaaaaatttctccaacccagtggtcactagtgggttgtttaaactggcagctatacagaaaaacaatcacccacaaagttacatacatggtaactcttaagcaggcatgaggcgTGTGAAACAccacatccgtgttataacttttgtCATTTTCCTGACACACAATGATAAAcgagttacatttatacaccAGGTCACAAATACAGGAAGGCTTAGTGAGTGTCTCACCTGGAGAAGCAAGCATGAACACTTTATCACATGAAGTTGATgaaaacacattttgtttcaCCGTGACACTGGAAATTAAGTgagaaattgtttttatagtttggtttaaatcatgtatcatttataattaatgtACAGCAGATGGTGTAACTGCTTTCTGTGGTATACATCTGGTGTTTGTATGCTATTTCTTCGGTAGTCGTAAGTTGTAGAACATACAATTAGACACAGAAATCTAAGAACGTTTTAGAAAAATTTGCTCAAtgtaaaatgataaaaaatggtaaatttatatatataatgtatagtttttgttcaaaacagtttaaaaatacaaataaagcaagttaataTGCTTAGTACTTATATCTTTCTAAATACTTCATTATTTCCAGAGAGGACGACACAAAGGGTGGATATGCGACGGTTCCTTGGGATAAAACATCATCTTGCTttaaattacgtcacaatttaaTGAAACAAGTTATTGTCAAAGTAACACAAACCAGCAATGTGGAATTAACATTGGAAAGGTTGTTCAAGTTTAATTTCCGTTTGTTATAAATCTATAATCATACACTGTCTGTGACTAACATGGTATGAATAATGTATATCAACTTAGTGCATCACACACATTAGCAAATTACCGTgactttgtaataaattaatgttttccgatagtttaaatcaaattcaaaggctaaaattcataaaagaaaaaataatatggtATGGCCTGTTTTTATAGTACCCCTACGCcaacatattaaacatatataaatataatgtatgttaCGAATAATGTTGGCTAATAAACCTTATCATATGGAACtttgtataattataaaatgtctATCCTTAACTGCCATTTATGCTAGTTGTTCTATATAGATAATGTGCTTGTGGAAGACCTGGGCTTttggccagatttggcccatttaCCCAATTGgtatttgttattgttgtatttattttttatttaacagatGTTTTGGATTGTTACTTACACCTGGTCGTAATGTGAAACACAGCGACATGCATCTGCTTGATATGAACCACTCACCAGTTGAAGATGAACCATTAACTGGAACACGAACTGTCGTTGGTTTGTGGGATCCTTCGCATACACATTTTGCTTTGCTTAACACTGAAACACAAAAAGgtcacaaaaatatattagatctacaaattaacttatttatttgcatGGCGGGATAGGGACAGTCTTTATatcacaggtgttttgtttaatacaccttgcccccttacaagttaccatttttgggggtattttttaatttttaatgtatggctgacaactgggtttgagcaattccCATTACGTATTTTTGCCAAAAGACATAATATACGCTCCAAACATTTGGAAGtattattaaatgtaacctatttatctcTGTGtgacggggcaatgacagttgttataacttaagtGTTCTGTTGTGTTAAATATCTGGTATGATAACTTTGTCCAAATACAGTGTCTATCAACTacataaatattacttttttaaaagttaattgaTCCTACAGGTACTCGGGTGTTTCTGAGTGTTGCAGTTGACCTTGTAGTGCAAGAGATACAAGAACCTGTTCGATTTCTTATTGAAACAAAGGCAAGAATTTTTCCacagaatgaaaagttttggTATTTCGGGAAAAAAATCCTCCACGAACAATTTTTCCTGAAACTGAAAGAGGTGAGTGGTTTGTTTATAAGttgaaacatacaaaaaaactgttgCTCATAGGTATACtacacatgttttaaataacagcTTATCTGCCATTTAGGAGCTTACCAACGTCCTAAACTGTCATGAAGGCGAATTGTAAAGAGTGTCGAAACGTTGGTATGCAAATAAATACCaaagctgttttacaaaacaagtgtTATAAGTTAAATAGTTTCTAACGTAATTTACTTTTACTAAATTAGTTAAGGACCCTTTATCTTTTGTTGATTTTGAATGACCCTTTATTTCCCACATATCTATTATGTAGTGCTTTCACATTACTATGCTAAAATTACTTCTGTGTTACTCTCACCTATAATACATAGCATGGTaactgtttattaaattatagttTGTTTGGGAACATAACAGCTGTGTAAACTACCCTGTGTAATGCAAATAATGTATAAAGCAATAATGAatacgattatataattctgttaatacattctttactaccaaatgggacaataaaacaaaaaactgtcCTGTCCCAACCTAGCAtatcagtaaacaaaataaattatcaaatttTAATCTCAAGGCTTCTTAAACTAGGAGTCCGGAGAGTATACCAATGTCTAGTACTACAAATAATATACTATTAATCATGAAAGGTTGCGGaaaattttagaataaaaaaggggTTGCgagcaaaacatttttattaaatagcCTCGACGATCTTTTTTTAACGGTCTTGAAATATCCCAGCTTGCCACTAAGAAAGTGAACAAACCAATGTATGAAGTGGAATGTATTGAAAGTGAAACATGGAGGAGTAAATGGTCTTCATCCACGGAGCAACATCCACCTCTGGATCGAGCTCTTTGTTCCTCCTCACCTCAAGATGAGGAAGATGATGATGGTAAGATGGATCAGGAaatcattttatcatttaatcCAAAATTTTATCAACGGTTGGAATTTTTAATGGTTAGCATTCCTGAACCCAGAGGTTACAAAGCTCATTACTGCTACCAAgtaacatttatgtttttttattttacttgtgtgTTCCACAAGGCGTCCCAGAAGTCGCTTAGATGCAAACTCTGtcaattttttatgaaaatacgTTTAATATCAATTTTTCAAATCATAATTCTATTTGTGGATTTTCTTGTATCGaagcaattttacaaaatttaaatattagattGCATTTAGTTtggttataatttataaaaaacaataaatattttagacaCAGATGAACCATTGCTTAGTGGTTCTGGTGAAGTAAGCAAGGAATGCACCGAGCGTGTGTTGCATGACTGGGGGGATGCCCTTGCAAGATGGCGCGCTGATCTTAGTCGTCGACCTACTGGTTTGCGGACACTTATACGAGCAGGTATACCCGATGCATTAAGAGGGGAGGTGTGGCAGTTACTTGCCGGTTGCCATGACAATCAGAGGATGTTGGAAAAATACAGAGTCTTGATAACTAAGGtttgttttcaattaattttatgCTTGGTTAAgatacaaacatatttattaggTTTAGTAAAGCGTTTCTTAACCATTTGCTTTAttatgaaaataattttttattgtttaaatttttaatctcCAATTTGTAGCTATCACCTTCAATTGTCATAATTATCTTTTAAGCCAAGTATGCAAATTGACGGCTTACAAAAGTAACTTAAATTTACCAAAACTGCTGCCCTCTAAAAAAATATGGCAATTATAAAACATGTGGTATTATAGTTGGCTGCCACAGTATACACCTAAGGATAGCTTTaacaattgaaaaattaaaaataaagttaatatgtATTTACTACAGGACTCGCCCCAAGAAAACATCATACAGCGAGACATACATCGAACTTTTCCTGCAAATGATTATTTCAAAACAACTGGTGGATCAGGACAAGATTCACTTTACAGAATCACTAAAGCTTACTCAGTGTTTGATCATGAGGTTGGATATTGTCAAGGACTTTCTTTTCTTGCTGCTGCCCTGCTACTACATGTAAgttgttgatatatttttttattatatattccaTATgagtgaagtcctacagtgagggAGCCAGCGGTCAGGgatttataacacagttggcctattactccaacatatatattgtagatatatattctatatgagtgaagTCCTACAGGGAGGCAAAGGGTCTCTTGAGTGAAAGTAGacatcattattttaaatatatgtattcGTTTAATTGcattaacaattaaattttcaacgaagttttttatattattctatttttcgcatataatgttaaaaaaactaccGTTTAGTTTTTCttggttgtttttatgttgttcTGCTTACTGTATTTGAAAAATTGCTGTTccatttaaatgtatttataagcagtctgtgttttaaagttataagcCAAATCTGGACTAAATTCTACGTTCTCTAACAAGGACTTCATCAGTATAGAACAGgaataatttttactttttgaccGCAGATGCCAGAAGAACAAGCGTTCTGTGTTCTTATCAAAATAATGTACGATAACAAGATGagagatttatttaaaaacggATTCGaaactttacatttaaagttttatcaaCTTGATCGTTGTATTGAGGTAAGAGGTGTAATTATGTGGTGCATAAGGTGTGTTagacagaacactcgtgttccAACAATGGTTTATAGTGGTGCAACTTTATAACACATAtgtgctgtttcatacacaccaTGCCCACTTACATGTTTCACCTATataactgtgtttttaatgttttttttctcttgCTACGATTTTTGACAAAGTTTGGGCCCACTGGGTTGCAGTAATCGACGTCCACACAATGGTGACAGCATCAAGTCTCAAACCCAGGAATCTctagttattttttgtttcgcTTAAACTACTGGATTAGAccattgtgtttttgttgtgcaaactaacaaaataattttcctATTTTTACAGGAATTGATGCCAAACCTACATgatcattttaaacaactggGAATTGAATGCCACATGTTTTCAAGCCAGTGGTTTCTTACTTTGTTTACAGCTAAGTTTCCACTCAGTATGGTATACCAAGTTGTGGATGTGTTTCTTAGCGAGGTAAGAAGAaaagtttgttattatttagtGTTCGGATTTcggtttattttacaatatggTCTACAgcacattttttatgtatagtgtTAACAGTGCTGCACCTGAAttcaatcttttttatttaacttttagtagtaacaaaccaacaatttcaaaaacgtaatatatatatatgtatatacaaataGGTCAATCTCAATGTAAATAGCAAAGCACAACAACATCTAAGCATAACTGGAAATGTCcattaactgtcttgcccaagaacgcATACATTTATGTGATTCGAACTTTCTAGCATCAGACTCAGTAGCCCTTCCCTTGGTTACATTACATGTGCCTAACCACTTAGCCACTGCATTGGTTGATTTCCATCATTAGTTTTCATACTGTGTTCTTTTACCAGGGTGAACCAGTTGTGTTCCGTGTTGCGCTTGGTCTTCTACACTGTAGCAGGATGGAGTTGCTTGCTTTGGATTTTGAGGGCGTTCTTAAATACTTCCGCGTTCAACTTCCTAAGAAATATCGAAACGAGGAACATACAAAACTTCTTATTCAAACTGCTGTCAATCTAAAGGTAACATGGGATCTGTATATGGGGATAGGGTGTGTTAAATATCTCTCAGGCACAAATCCAAGATCCTCTGGTGTGCCTAACCAATCCATAGAACCTACGCATATAGATTACAATAAGATATTGTGTAGTAGACCATTAACACATTgcataccatgtgtgtaacaCATTGTATCTAATAataggtttgtttatttttgttgtatatttttaaatattggcaGTTTTTTCTTAAACTACCTTTTACTAACCtgaatttttgtatttaccggtaaatatattaaatgcaaaatttatggtgattattttgattaaaatttaaattggtttCTTTTAGttgaagaaaatgaagaaatatGAGAAAGATTATCAACTTGAGAAGGAGAGGTTAGCATTGGAGGAAGATCCTTTGATTAGAATTGaggtaaatgttgtttattatcaCTTGTGTGTTGTATATCAGTTATTCACAAACTGTGGACATAAATCCCCTTTGTTCCTGGCACCTGGCTTTacgtttttaaacataatgttttaaaaataatttctgtaGTAATACTTGTAGATTGTTAATACCAAATATTGTAAACAgaaagaaaacaaacgtttaatGGAAGGAAACTTGCGACTTGAACTTGAAAATGATGATCTTGCAAGGGAACTCGTAACTAATCGAGTAACTCTTGGTACTCAACTTGAAAAGGTAAGTTgggttttgtattttgttagTTACATTGATAACCAGTGATGCCAGTGATAAATATCACCAGTGATGCCAGTGATAAATATTACAAGTGATACCAGCGATAAATATTACTATTGGTGCCAGTGATAAATAtcaccagtgttgccagtgaTAAATAtcaccagtgttgccagtgaTAAATATCACCAGTGATGCCAGTGATAAATATTACAAGTGATGCTAGTGATAAATATTACCAGCGGTGCCAGTAATAAATATCACCAGTGTGCCAGTGATGACCAtcaccagtgttgccagtgaTAAATATCACCAGTGATGCCAGTGATAAATATCCCCCCTTTAGACGATGGAACACGCTGACAACCTCCAATGTGACCTAAGTGCCGCCATTGAAGATTTACGAACAAATCGCAACAAAGTTTGCGAATTAAACGATGAAAATCAAAGACTTGTTGTTGAAGCAGCTCAGGTTAGTTCATAATgttcaatatttgtttatttgacatcatttatatattaagttGGGTacgtttaaagtttataaGACAATaatttctggtcagtttttGTAAAACCTTATGATAAATTACCTTTAATGATTGAAGGAAAAGATCACTCTAATCCAGTCttgcataatttttaattggcTATATAAGTGACCACATTGGTCGTATCAGTTGGTTCTTATTATAACACTCACCATACACAGGTTAAAGAGATGTGTAGAAAGGAAATGGACAGACAAGCAACTGAGATTGAAGCAAAGTCAAAGATTGTGGCagattataaaactatttgttCACAATTAAGTTTAAGAATCGAAAATATGCAAATTATTCATAAAGAAGAAGTGGAAGCTGTTAAGATGGTGGGTTGATTTCATACATATcaattttttaggttttagcAAAATTGGTGGTGACAATAATGTtgcaaatgcaatatactttgtctTATtcgtatagacacctaacagcagggtaaaatcttaggtgacattgttaaaatgtagcTACACTCATAAAAACATAGGatacctcattgattaatgtagtaaatgcaatatacGTTGCCTTGCTTGTATGTATAGACAAAtagctatttttaaaattgggtgttaaaacaggattttactctttttcataatttaatttacataTTGCTGATTGTTACagaataaagaaaatgttCCTTCGACAAAACTGACGCAGTCGGACAAGGACcaacaacataaaaatgaaaaagaaaaattggaaaaacaaATTCGAGAACTTGAATTACAACTTGCGCAAACTAAACTAAAACTTGTTGAATCCGAATGCAGAGTGCAGGTGaatatttctattaaatgAAGTTGTTCTAATGTCTTATTAGGGCATAAAGATTAGGTTTGCTACTATTCAGTAATCAGTATATTGATTTTTTGGATCTTTTTGTTACAGAAAGTTtcataaattgaataaatgtcaCTTAGTTATTTCAGCCTACTGGTGTTATAatataggtgttctgtttcatacacgttaTGTTCGTTTTTGAGTTGTACcgcctatgtaactttgtttgtgattaaaattattgttaattagtAAAACTATTGCATTGCAACTAAGACTATGCCACTCAATTTAAGAAGATCTGTGTtaacacaaattaaaatatttaccattttttatatttaccaatGAATAaccaaataaattatattaatataaacggAATATACAATTACTATTTCTATTTCATTCTAATCGTGCACAGTAgcaggtgtttaaaacaagacacTTGTTTTgtaacgactatcattgccccaCAGCGCAAGGTTAAAACCAAGcatcatattttattcattaatcccatatataaatacaggATGTGGAACACCAGTTAGCATCAAGCACTAAGGAGTTACAAGCATCCAAAAACACTTGGTTCCAGAAAACTCTGTCCACGTTAACGACACGAAAAACTGATTCCTCCAACATTCCATCGCCTACAGCGACATCTGGTGCGAGTTTTGCAGCGGAAAATATTAACGTT
Protein-coding sequences here:
- the LOC100178082 gene encoding rab GTPase-activating protein 1-like, whose amino-acid sequence is MDKLSLNSAASSDNISSEFEVVLSQTCHSDNSNIETGLKIAGNGNEDQLKQTLEEVMISSDIINSDLKAQEEQDTSHNETRPTTLGVETATVPSKDKLSLEDEDCILFNGVYYLGCASVNAPRSEMEALRTISILRAQQDPESSYFREFNLPGQNDTDDNPLHKQIEVVLSVPNRADGTVRLLEPGVSGVMTSFKLYTILFCCRGADDSAEKDCFAFTESHQSSGIFQCHVFRCEVHEAVRKVLYSFELAFRSIPKSPVNTDAKLSAGAQLLRRSQIQEGLVSVSPGEASMNTLSHEVDENTFCFTVTLEIKEDDTKGGYATVPWDKTSSCFKLRHNLMKQVIVKVTQTSNVELTLERCFGLLLTPGRNVKHSDMHLLDMNHSPVEDEPLTGTRTVVGLWDPSHTHFALLNTETQKGTRVFLSVAVDLVVQEIQEPVRFLIETKARIFPQNEKFWYFGKKILHEQFFLKLKELATKKVNKPMYEVECIESETWRSKWSSSTEQHPPLDRALCSSSPQDEEDDDDTDEPLLSGSGEVSKECTERVLHDWGDALARWRADLSRRPTGLRTLIRAGIPDALRGEVWQLLAGCHDNQRMLEKYRVLITKDSPQENIIQRDIHRTFPANDYFKTTGGSGQDSLYRITKAYSVFDHEVGYCQGLSFLAAALLLHMPEEQAFCVLIKIMYDNKMRDLFKNGFETLHLKFYQLDRCIEELMPNLHDHFKQLGIECHMFSSQWFLTLFTAKFPLSMVYQVVDVFLSEGEPVVFRVALGLLHCSRMELLALDFEGVLKYFRVQLPKKYRNEEHTKLLIQTAVNLKLKKMKKYEKDYQLEKERLALEEDPLIRIEKENKRLMEGNLRLELENDDLARELVTNRVTLGTQLEKTMEHADNLQCDLSAAIEDLRTNRNKVCELNDENQRLVVEAAQVKEMCRKEMDRQATEIEAKSKIVADYKTICSQLSLRIENMQIIHKEEVEAVKMNKENVPSTKLTQSDKDQQHKNEKEKLEKQIRELELQLAQTKLKLVESECRVQDVEHQLASSTKELQASKNTWFQKTLSTLTTRKTDSSNIPSPTATSGASFAAENINVPKRQTVP